A stretch of Schistocerca cancellata isolate TAMUIC-IGC-003103 chromosome 3, iqSchCanc2.1, whole genome shotgun sequence DNA encodes these proteins:
- the LOC126176083 gene encoding uncharacterized protein LOC126176083 codes for MCRTIAVALWASVLAAAVLAIPTPDSAAASEAMVMEETTFKTGPMADQQTAMPKDPMTNVEKPMANEMPAMMDEMMNQESVEDAMMHPMAEPPMVEMEENRSPSEDSDPADQEATGRSAGYETVADAFKRIYSECMEEGSFSCVKPKVMAFLRATARKDAIFLTRDLAIEKTGSYSPTSYEYVQDNEAEGPDMLSRVERFLGSHALRVRLPEELRSGRAAQYVPAALLSGLPTEVRVPLADPAVAQSEARGFMKKVVMPFLLGLKFKAAAVLPLALALIALKTWKALTLGLLSLVLTGAMLIFRLSKPKVVSYEVVHYPHATVEHHAAPAPAPYDHHGYGRALPLGAAADLPYRAYAPSARR; via the exons ATGTGTCGGACAATCGCCGTCGCGCTCTGGGCCTCGGTTCTGGCAGCAGCCGTCCTGGCCATACCTACTCCGGACAGTGCTGCCGCTTCGGAGGCCATGGTGATGGAAGAGACTACGTTCAAGACGGGGCCGATGGCCGACCAACAAACTGCCATGCCCAAGGACCCAATGACCAATGTGGAAAAACCGATGGCCAACGAAATGCCTGCTATGATGGATGAGATGATGAATCAGGAATCAGTGGAGGATGCGATGATGCATCCAATGGCCGAGCCACCCATGGTTGAAATGGAAGAAAACCGATCTCCGAGCGAGGACAGTGACCCTGCTGACCAAGAGGCCACTGGGAGATCGGCTGGGTACGAGACAGTGGCGGATGCCTTCAAGCGCATTTACTCCGAGTGCATGGAGGAAGGGTCCTTCTCTTGCGTCAAGCCCAAGGTCATGGCCTTCCTCAGAGCCACCGCCAGGAAGGACGCCATCTTCCTGACCAGGGATCTGGCCATCGAGAAGACTGGTTCATATTCTCCTACCAgctacgaatatgtgcag GACAACGAAGCCGAGGGTCCCGACATGCTGTCCCGGGTGGAGCGCTTCCTAGGCAGCCACGCGCTGCGCGTCCGCTTGCCTGAAGAGCTGCGCTCGGGCCGCGCCGCCCAGTATGTGCCTGCAGCACTGCTCTCCGGGTTGCCTACCGAGGTACGGGTGCCGCTGGCGGACCCTGCCGTCGCGCAGTCCGAAG CCCGCGGCTTCATGAAGAAGGTGGTGATGCCGTTCCTGCTGGGCCTCAAGTTCAAGGCGGCGGCCGTGCTGCCGCTGGCTCTGGCGCTGATCGCGCTCAAGACCTGGAAGGCCCTGACCCTGGGCCTGCTCTCGCTGGTGCTCACGGGCGCCATGCTCATCTTCCGCCTGAGCAAGCCCAAGGTGGTGAGCTACGAGGTGGTGCACTACCCGCACGCCACGGTCGAGCATCACGcggcgcccgcgcccgcgccctATGACCACCACGGCTACGGCCGAGCCCTGCCCTTGGGTGCCGCCGCCGACCTGCCCTACAGGGCCTACGCGCCCTCTGCCAGGCGCTGA